The following are encoded in a window of Cryptococcus neoformans var. neoformans B-3501A chromosome 13, whole genome shotgun sequence genomic DNA:
- a CDS encoding hypothetical protein (Match to ESTs gb|CF185535.1|CF185535, gb|CF189381.1|CF189381; Similar to gi|46099995|gb|EAK85228.1| hypothetical protein UM04139.1 [Ustilago maydis 521], FASTA scores: opt: 535, E(): 5.1e-28, (38.095% identity (67.687% similar) in 294 aa overlap (1-288:1-281))) codes for MPSELLHLPPLYAIVGLYRLATDPSIRTPVLDKVKHAAVRGIVVGGVYTVLSWKAMEWFIRKFLISGGWWKKGEEVLKDSVDGSVQVGLGKFSLNLNAVLYTHLLILLPQLSSILRFFIYKNLKIARSRAYALTVSSRRKPAEFWSQGYIEEWAHPPQIQTGELDKNGRRVRRNANWISWILWWPTQLVMRKYLLLPLSPSLPLLSPLVTSVLKSLATAEYLHRPYFEMKGMSNDEIWRWVEERKWAYRAFGFATSLLESVPIIGLFFSISNRIGAAMWAFDLEKRQHLFANNIIQPLQPDQVGFYGMGRVDDLGVDIQEAEDELEKKWSQKKRADDESDKLESIKASSLEPAVAGSKSDILELHGGDIGLKGKDRETGVL; via the exons ATGCCCTCTGAACTTCTGCATCTGCCGCCTTTGTATGCTATTGTGGGCCTTTATCGTTTGGCAACCGATCCCTCTATTAGAACTCCGGTTTTGGACAAAGTTAAGCATGCTGCCGTACGAGGGATTGTTGTGGGAGGTGTTTACACCGTCTTGAGCTGGAAAGCTATGGAATGGTTTATACGGAAATTCCTCATTagtggaggatggtggaagaagggagaggaagtgTTGAAAGATAGTGTTGACGGCTCGGTCCAAGTGGGACTTGGCAAGTTCTCACTAAATTTGAATGCTGTTCTTT ACACCCATCTCCTAATTCTTTTGCCTCAACTCAGCTCGATCCTACGTTTCTTCATCTACAAAAACCTTAAGATTGCTCGTTCACGAGCTTATGCTTTGACTGTTTCTTCGAGACGCAAACCTGCAGAATTCTGGTCTCAA GGATATATTGAAGAATGGGCTCATCCACCCCAAATTCAGACCGGAGAGCTCGACAAAAATGGCCGAAGAGTGCGAAGGAATGCAAATTGGATCAGCTGGATTTTGTGGTGGCCTACTCAGTTGGTAATGCGTAAAT AcctgctccttcctttatcaccctctctccctctcctctcacCTCTCGTTACCTCCGTCCTCAAGTCATTAGCAACTGCCGAATATCTTCACCGACCCTATTTTGAGATGAAAGGTATGTCCAATGACGAAATATGGAGATGGGTGGAGGAACGTAAATGGGCATACAGGGCTTTTGGGTTTGCAACTTCCCTTTTGGAGAGTGTGCCCATCATCggcttgttcttctccatctctaaCAGAATCGGGGCAGCAATGTG GGCTTTCGACCTCGAGAAGCGTCAGCATTTGTTCGCAAACAACATTATtcagcctcttcaaccCGACCAAGTAGGTTTCTACGGTATGGGTCGAGTAGACGACCTCGGCGTCGATATCCAGGAAGCGGAGGACGAGCTCGAGAAAAAGTGGAGCCAGAAGAAACGCGCTGACGATGAGTCGGACAAGCTGGAAAGTATTAAGGCCTCTTCTCTGGAGCCTGCTGTTGCTGGTAGCAAGAGCGATATCCTTGAGCTTCATGGAGGGGACATTGGcttgaaggggaaggacaGGGAAACCGGCGTTTTGTAG